The nucleotide sequence ACATATGATATAGTGTCAAGGCTTCCATGGATCACCTTGAATCTCCAATGATTTTATTCATTGAGCCCTTTTACGGAGCTTCGCATCGCGCACTGGTTGACGGCTTGCGCGAACGCTTGGACTTGCCCTCCGCACTCCTCAGCCTCCCCCCCTGGAAATGGAAATGGCGTATGCGCGCGGCCGCTCCGGTCTTCCACTTAACGGAACCGGCCCTCGAGCACGAATACGATGTCCTCTTTGCCTCCAGTTTCCTCAACCTAGCCGAGCTGCTCGGGCTCCGCCCCAATCTCCGGCGCGCGCGAAAGATCCTCTACTTCCATGAAAACCAAGTAATCTATCCCACGCTGGAAGATTCCGAACGCGACTATCATTACATCATGACGCAAATCACCTCAGCCCTGGCCGCAGACCAAGTCCTCTTCAACTCTGAATTCAACCGCAGCACCTTTCTGGACGGCATCCGCACTTTTCTCAAACGCATGCCCAAACCTCGCCCCGACACCGCGCCGGACATTATTGCCGCCAAGTCTCAAGTCTTCCGCGTTCCTATTGAAGCGCCTCCTGCATCTCAGGCCTGGCCTGATTCCGCCAAAGCGCCGATGATCCTGTGGAACCACCGGTGGGAGCACGACAAGAATCCAGAGGACTTCTTTCTCTTGATCAGACAACTCAAAGCCAGCGGCACTCCCTTCCGGTTAGCCGTGATCGGAGAGTCCTATCGCTATGCGCCCGAAGTCTTTGGCCAAGCTGAGAAAGAGTTCGCGGATGAAATCGCGTACTGGGGATGGCGCGAATCACGCGAGGAATACTGGAGTGTTCTTCACGAAAGCCAAGTGGTCCTTTCCACCGCACATCAGGAATTCCAGGGCTTGTCGGTAATGGAG is from Candidatus Omnitrophota bacterium and encodes:
- a CDS encoding DUF3524 domain-containing protein, coding for MILFIEPFYGASHRALVDGLRERLDLPSALLSLPPWKWKWRMRAAAPVFHLTEPALEHEYDVLFASSFLNLAELLGLRPNLRRARKILYFHENQVIYPTLEDSERDYHYIMTQITSALAADQVLFNSEFNRSTFLDGIRTFLKRMPKPRPDTAPDIIAAKSQVFRVPIEAPPASQAWPDSAKAPMILWNHRWEHDKNPEDFFLLIRQLKASGTPFRLAVIGESYRYAPEVFGQAEKEFADEIAYWGWRESREEYWSVLHESQVVLSTAHQEFQGLSVMEAVTCACIPLLPKRLVYPEIYPEEFLYSSPGDALRKLRAMLASPEQFDTETLRSNILDDFSWDLWLERYRDIICPCPDPIL